The following coding sequences are from one Ursus arctos isolate Adak ecotype North America unplaced genomic scaffold, UrsArc2.0 scaffold_23, whole genome shotgun sequence window:
- the LOC113249661 gene encoding olfactory receptor 5T1-like: protein MPGFPSDFGLYRIQMENVTEVTMFILTGFTDDFELQVFLFVLFLAIYLFTLVGNLGMVILVIGDSRLHNPMYYFLSVLSVLDACYSSVVTPKMLVNFLAENKAISYLGCAAQMLLFVTFGTTECFLLAAMAYDRYEAIYNPLLYSVSMSPRVYVPLIVSCYVAGILHGTLHTVATFSLSFCASNEIRHVFCDMPPLLAISCSDTHTNQLLVFYFVGAIEIVTILIVLISYGFILLAILRMHSAEGRRKVFSTCGSHLTGVTIYHGTILFIYMRPSSSYTLDHDMIVSIFYTIVIPMLNPIIYSLRNKDVKEAMKKLFVRNWFLSKTHH from the coding sequence ATGCCAGGGTTTCCATCCGATTTCGGTTTATACAGGATTCAGATGGAAAATGTGACTGAAGTCACCATGTTCATACTGACGGGCTTCACAGATGATTTTGAGCTGCAGGTTTTCCTATTTGTACTATTTCTGGCCATCTATCTTTTCACGCTGGTAGGAAATTTGGGAATGGTTATATTGGTCATTGGGGATTCCCGGCTCCACAACCCCATGTACTATTTTCTGAGTGTGTTATCAGTCCTGGATGCCTGCTATTCCTCAGTTGTCACCCCAAAAATGTTAGTCAATTTCCTAGCAGAGAATAAAGCCATTTCCTACCTTGGATGTGCAGCCCAGATGCttctctttgttacttttgggacCACAGAATGCTTTCTCTTGGCTGCCATGGCTTATGATCGCTACGAAGCAATCTACAACCCTCTCCTGTATTCCGTGAGCATGTCGCCCAGAGTCTATGTGCCACTCATCGTCTCCTGCTATGTTGCTGGCATTCTTCATGGTACTTTACACACAGTGGCCACGTTCAGCCTCTCCTTCTGTGCATCCAATGAAATTAGACATGTCTTCTGTGACATGCCTCCACTCCTTGCCATTTCTTGCTCTGACACCCACACAAACCAGCTGCTAGTCTTCTACTTCGTGGGTGCAATTGAGATCGTCACTATCCTGATCGTTCTCATCTCCTATGGTTTCATTCTGTTGGCCATTCTGAGGATGCATTCTGCTGAGGGGAGGCGGAAAGTCTTCTCTACATGTGGTTCTCACCTAACTGGAGTGACAATTTATCATGGAACTATTCTTTTCATCTATATGAGACCCAGTTCCAGCTACACTCTGGATCATGACATGATAGTGTCGATATTTTACACGATTGTGATTCCCATGCTGAATCCCATCATCTACAGTTTAAGGAACAAAGATGTAAAAGAGGCGATGAAGAAATTGTTTGTAAGAAATTGGTTCCTAAGTAAAACGCATCATTAG
- the LOC125282580 gene encoding olfactory receptor 5T1-like — protein sequence MPGFPSDFGLYRIQMENVTEVTTFILTGFTDDIELQVFLFVLFLAIYLFTLVGNLGMVILVIGDSRLHNPMYYFLSVLSFLDACYSSVVTPKMLVNFLAENKAISYLGCAAQMLLFVTFGTTESILLAAMAYDRYVAIYNPLLYSVRMSPSVYVPLIVASYVGGILHASVHTVATFSLSFCASNEIRHVFCDIPPLLAISCSDTHTNQLLLFYFVGAIEIVTILIVLISYGFILLAILRMRSAEGRQKVFSTCGSHLTGVSVYHGTILFMYVRPSSSHALDHDMIVSIFYTIVIPMLNPIIYSLRNKDVKEAMKKLFGKNWLSQ from the coding sequence ATGCCAGGGTTTCCATCCGATTTCGGTTTATACAGGATTCAGATGGAAAACGTGACTGAAGTCACCACGTTTATACTGACGGGCTTCACAGATGATATTGAGCTGCAGGTCTTCCTATTTGTACTATTTCTGGCCATCTATCTTTTCACGCTGGTAGGAAATTTGGGAATGGTTATATTGGTCATTGGGGATTCCCGGCTCCACAACCCCATGTACTATTTTCTGAGCGTGTTATCATTCCTGGATGCCTGCTATTCCTCAGTTGTCACCCCAAAAATGTTAGTCAATTTCCTAGCAGAGAACAAAGCCATTTCCTACCTTGGATGTGCAGCCCAGATGCttctctttgtcacttttgggACCACAGAAAGCATTCTCCTGGCTGCCATGGCTTATGATCGCTACGTAGCGATCTACAACCCTCTCCTGTATTCCGTGAGAATGTCACCCAGCGTCTATGTGCCACTCATCGTGGCTTCCTATGTCGGTGGCATTTTGCATGCTTCTGTACACACGGTGGCCACGTTCAGCCTCTCCTTCTGTGCGTCCAATGAAATTAGACATGTGTTCTGTGACATACCTCCGCTCCTTGCCATTTCTTGCTCTGACACCCACACAAACCAGCTGCTGCTCTTCTACTTCGTGGGCGCTATTGAGATAGTCACTATCCTGATCGTTCTCATCTCCTATGGTTTCATTCTGTTGGCCATTCTGAGGATGCGTTCTGCTGAGGGGAGGCAGAAAGTCTTCTCTACGTGTGGCTCTCACCTAACTGGAGTGTCAGTTTATCATGGAACCATCCTCTTCATGTATGTGAGACCCAGTTCCAGCCACGCTCTGGACCATGACATGATAGTGTCGATATTTTACACAATTGTGATTCCCATGCTGAATCCCATCATCTACAGTTTGAGGAACAAAGATGTAAAAGAGGCGATGAAGAAATTGTTTGGTAAAAATTGGTTATCTCAGTAA